The following coding sequences lie in one Treponema sp. OMZ 790 genomic window:
- a CDS encoding YkgJ family cysteine cluster protein, which produces MNNKFWKDGLHFSCTRCSACCRFDPGFVFLSEHDLLRLLEWTAMQKDEFIKVYCRWVPKEDGFEYLSLKEKSNYDCILWDEGCKAYTARPRQCSDFPFWNSVLSSKDMWDINAQYCPGMGKGEFYSAEKIEKILTRRKAEPCIKRRVD; this is translated from the coding sequence ATGAATAATAAATTCTGGAAAGACGGTTTACATTTTTCATGCACAAGATGTTCGGCCTGTTGCCGATTTGATCCGGGATTTGTGTTTTTGTCCGAACATGATCTTTTAAGATTATTGGAATGGACAGCTATGCAGAAAGACGAATTTATAAAAGTGTATTGCCGCTGGGTTCCTAAAGAGGACGGTTTTGAATACCTATCTTTAAAGGAAAAATCCAATTATGACTGTATACTTTGGGATGAGGGATGTAAGGCTTATACTGCAAGACCTCGACAATGTTCGGACTTTCCTTTTTGGAATTCGGTTTTAAGTTCAAAAGATATGTGGGATATAAATGCCCAATATTGTCCCGGCATGGGAAAAGGTGAATTTTATTCTGCCGAAAAAATTGAAAAAATTCTTACAAGGCGAAAGGCTGAGCCCTGTATTAAGCGGAGAGTAGATTAA
- the citX gene encoding citrate lyase holo-[acyl-carrier protein] synthase yields MSLSLLEKREKTDVFEKELLSRFPSSSLVVIRANIPGEKKGSIESNWIVYRIFLECKKKMNPVKIFHSYTDEEGLIFFLIVNAPPLEVKSLSIQIENTEALGRLADIDVLTAEKLFSRNDFPQNNKRRKCFLCEKDAVICARSRAHSQKEIMDFILKKVHEDWSYDLSNDGDIFELLGNLTESSLLAELCRPLGFGCVTVNSQGSHKDMDFLLMLGCIPLIGNAIKNLSAKDCVSFEALREYGKKQEECLFDLTGGVNTYKGALFLLLILNACTFRIIKGKKTFADLSREIAAFSFPLKKDFELKACSSASLQAFSNLGSGGVRGLALSGFAEHFQVWLPLYKKTFLEGDNFAKIIVKMIETTCDTTIIKRKGENTLHEVQKKAHSLLSIEEEWPVQETAITEFSAWCEKNNISTGGTADKIIVLYNLKLIREIFA; encoded by the coding sequence ATGAGCCTGTCCTTATTGGAAAAAAGAGAAAAGACCGATGTTTTTGAAAAAGAGCTTTTAAGCCGTTTTCCGTCTTCAAGCCTTGTAGTGATAAGGGCAAATATTCCGGGTGAGAAAAAAGGTTCAATCGAATCGAATTGGATTGTATACCGCATTTTTTTGGAATGTAAAAAAAAGATGAACCCCGTCAAAATTTTTCACTCTTACACGGATGAAGAAGGCTTAATCTTTTTTTTGATTGTAAATGCCCCTCCATTGGAAGTAAAATCTTTAAGCATACAAATTGAAAATACCGAAGCTTTAGGTCGTCTTGCCGATATCGATGTTTTAACTGCGGAAAAACTTTTTTCGCGCAATGATTTCCCCCAAAATAATAAGAGGCGGAAATGTTTTTTATGCGAAAAAGATGCCGTGATCTGTGCGAGGAGCCGTGCTCATTCCCAAAAAGAAATAATGGATTTTATCTTAAAAAAAGTTCATGAAGATTGGTCTTACGACCTGTCTAACGACGGGGATATTTTTGAGCTTTTGGGTAATTTAACCGAAAGCTCCCTACTTGCAGAGCTTTGCCGTCCATTAGGCTTCGGCTGTGTTACGGTTAATTCTCAAGGCTCCCACAAGGATATGGACTTTTTACTCATGCTCGGATGTATTCCCCTAATCGGGAATGCAATTAAAAATTTAAGTGCAAAAGATTGTGTTTCCTTTGAAGCCTTGCGCGAATACGGAAAAAAACAAGAAGAATGCCTATTCGATTTAACGGGAGGAGTAAACACCTATAAGGGAGCTTTATTTTTACTTCTTATTTTGAACGCCTGCACCTTTCGCATAATAAAAGGAAAAAAAACATTTGCCGATTTAAGCAGGGAAATAGCAGCCTTTTCTTTTCCCTTAAAAAAAGATTTTGAACTTAAAGCCTGTTCCTCGGCCTCCTTACAAGCCTTTAGTAATTTAGGTAGCGGGGGAGTGAGGGGCTTGGCCCTCTCAGGCTTTGCAGAGCACTTTCAAGTTTGGCTCCCCCTTTATAAAAAAACTTTTTTAGAGGGGGATAACTTTGCAAAAATTATTGTCAAGATGATTGAAACAACTTGCGACACTACGATTATAAAACGCAAAGGAGAAAACACTTTACATGAAGTACAAAAAAAAGCTCACAGTCTCCTTTCCATAGAGGAAGAATGGCCGGTTCAAGAAACTGCTATTACCGAATTTTCTGCATGGTGCGAAAAAAACAATATATCTACAGGCGGAACAGCCGATAAGATTATTGTTTTGTATAATCTAAAGTTGATAAGAGAGATTTTTGCTTGA
- a CDS encoding adenylyltransferase/cytidyltransferase family protein, with translation MTNLQKINLEIKSRKEEFSALLKESGLIEDSLESVYGIFDEADNLAACGGREKNILKCFAVKDEFKGIGLTDEILSALLKEAYGEGYKSFFIFTKRSSVSFFTGAGFISLASSDDSALLYRGEKTVEEVLKNELLSLCPGDIKETENAAIVMNANPFTLGHRYLIEKALEYCGTDKRLLVFAVETDKSFFSFQDRFMLIKKNTEDLKNVIVLPSSQFLISSATFPSYFLKEKTLISKNQTQLDARIFLKYFVPIFNIKTRFLGDEPLDPSTEIYNQTLLKELPPQCEVKIIERKKTHNNKIISATRVRSAFQNNSLEEVRSFLPEATYNFLSSLKEKD, from the coding sequence ATGACTAATTTACAAAAAATCAATTTAGAAATAAAGAGCCGGAAAGAAGAGTTTTCGGCTCTTTTAAAAGAAAGCGGCCTTATTGAAGATTCTCTTGAAAGTGTTTACGGCATCTTTGATGAGGCCGATAATTTGGCCGCCTGCGGAGGGCGTGAAAAAAATATTTTAAAATGCTTTGCCGTCAAGGATGAATTTAAGGGCATCGGCCTTACCGATGAGATTCTTTCAGCCCTCTTAAAGGAAGCCTACGGCGAGGGTTATAAATCTTTTTTTATATTTACAAAAAGATCAAGCGTTTCATTTTTTACGGGGGCAGGTTTTATAAGCTTAGCCTCATCGGATGACTCTGCCTTATTATATAGAGGAGAAAAAACTGTAGAAGAGGTTTTAAAGAATGAGCTTCTTTCCCTTTGCCCCGGCGATATAAAGGAAACCGAAAACGCTGCAATAGTTATGAATGCAAATCCATTTACCCTTGGGCATAGGTACTTAATAGAAAAGGCTTTAGAATACTGCGGAACCGATAAACGCCTTTTAGTTTTTGCTGTTGAAACAGATAAAAGTTTTTTTTCTTTTCAAGACCGCTTTATGCTTATCAAAAAAAATACTGAAGACTTAAAAAATGTAATAGTGCTTCCCTCATCTCAGTTTTTAATAAGTTCTGCAACCTTTCCGTCTTATTTTTTAAAAGAAAAAACTTTGATTAGCAAAAATCAAACCCAGCTCGATGCAAGGATATTTTTAAAATACTTTGTACCTATATTTAATATTAAAACCCGCTTTTTGGGAGATGAGCCCTTGGATCCGAGTACGGAAATATATAATCAAACCCTGTTAAAAGAACTCCCGCCCCAATGCGAGGTAAAAATAATTGAACGGAAAAAAACTCATAACAACAAAATAATTTCTGCAACTAGAGTAAGAAGTGCATTTCAAAATAATAGTCTTGAAGAAGTACGCTCATTTTTACCGGAAGCGACTTATAATTTTCTAAGTTCTTTAAAAGAAAAAGACTGA
- a CDS encoding DUF2259 domain-containing protein, which yields MRKVLISFCFIVCSFFLFAGDIATFVNLGFSSDGSKFAFGQYGLTDETYRAYAEIYGVDVAENKFLPSGRFITSPTSETADKESKNIFLNLLDRANFSLSKWNISDKNEGRAIYSATNSTINETTLIFKDFETNDEYKVMLYKDKKSNLEASFYIEVEIIKPNGNKIKKSTGQKGKIRSGVRDYAIKKVIIDNTNTSLIFVIEKHQYDKTGNSIRYMVETIKL from the coding sequence ATGCGTAAAGTTCTTATTTCTTTTTGTTTTATTGTTTGTTCTTTTTTTCTTTTTGCAGGCGATATTGCTACCTTTGTTAATTTAGGTTTTTCATCTGACGGAAGTAAATTTGCTTTCGGACAATACGGATTAACAGATGAGACCTACCGTGCCTATGCAGAAATTTATGGAGTAGATGTAGCAGAAAATAAGTTTTTGCCTTCGGGCCGCTTTATAACAAGTCCGACCTCAGAGACAGCCGACAAAGAAAGTAAAAATATATTTTTAAACCTCTTAGACAGGGCTAATTTTTCTCTTTCAAAATGGAATATAAGCGATAAAAATGAAGGCAGGGCTATTTATTCGGCCACAAATTCTACAATAAACGAAACAACCTTGATCTTTAAAGATTTTGAAACCAATGATGAGTACAAGGTAATGCTCTACAAGGATAAAAAATCCAATTTAGAAGCTTCTTTTTATATTGAAGTTGAAATAATCAAACCCAACGGCAATAAGATAAAAAAATCAACAGGTCAAAAAGGAAAGATCAGATCAGGTGTACGCGATTATGCAATCAAAAAAGTAATCATCGATAATACAAACACAAGCCTCATCTTTGTAATCGAAAAACATCAATACGATAAAACAGGAAATTCCATCAGATATATGGTGGAGACAATTAAACTGTAA
- a CDS encoding SoxR reducing system RseC family protein, with protein sequence MQRHGIVTSVWTDKNMEKINIDLDNSQTEESCAIKQKDCYAVKSCATCGGCGFAGKNKETGLLAVSGNKITALNKSGKSLKKGDPVIVEIKENQTRLQALSSVILPILLAFILSLSSYLFFHTEKAIVGGLFLGLIIGTALAFLLKNKMGDKALPQVIGRL encoded by the coding sequence TTGCAAAGACACGGAATAGTTACCTCAGTATGGACTGATAAAAATATGGAAAAGATAAACATAGATTTGGATAATTCCCAAACTGAAGAGTCCTGCGCTATAAAACAAAAAGATTGCTATGCGGTAAAAAGCTGTGCAACATGCGGAGGTTGCGGCTTTGCCGGAAAAAACAAGGAAACAGGTCTTTTAGCCGTAAGCGGAAATAAGATTACTGCCTTAAACAAAAGCGGTAAAAGTTTAAAAAAAGGAGACCCGGTTATTGTCGAAATTAAGGAAAATCAAACAAGACTTCAAGCCCTTTCTTCGGTTATCCTTCCTATCCTCCTCGCATTTATTTTAAGCTTAAGCTCTTACCTCTTTTTTCACACCGAAAAAGCAATTGTAGGCGGTCTTTTTTTAGGGCTCATAATAGGAACAGCCCTAGCCTTCCTATTAAAAAATAAAATGGGAGATAAGGCCCTGCCTCAAGTAATAGGCCGCCTGTAG
- a CDS encoding tetratricopeptide repeat protein: MQESAQFFNDTGVSMSMQGFHNEAIACLKKGLALEPDNSLMWLNLGLSYYAAKRQNDSKFALFQSLKYNPYEADAWDSLGLVLFETGDIDQAERAFESALKLEPENGRVWNNYGTVLFNKENYKAARRAFESAVTLDPEMGDAVFNLRDTYLELGMDNLAEKCNKILKEMDYQE, encoded by the coding sequence ATGCAAGAATCGGCTCAATTTTTTAACGATACGGGAGTCAGCATGTCGATGCAGGGGTTTCATAACGAAGCCATAGCCTGCTTAAAAAAAGGACTTGCCCTTGAACCGGACAACAGCCTCATGTGGCTTAACCTCGGTTTAAGCTATTATGCGGCCAAAAGACAAAACGACAGTAAATTTGCCCTTTTTCAATCTTTAAAATACAATCCCTACGAGGCAGATGCTTGGGATTCTTTAGGCCTTGTTTTGTTTGAAACCGGAGACATCGATCAGGCCGAAAGAGCCTTTGAAAGCGCCTTAAAACTTGAACCCGAAAACGGCCGTGTTTGGAACAATTACGGAACGGTTTTATTTAACAAGGAAAACTATAAGGCTGCAAGAAGAGCCTTTGAATCGGCCGTTACCCTTGACCCCGAAATGGGAGATGCTGTATTTAATTTGCGTGATACCTATCTTGAATTGGGTATGGATAATTTAGCCGAAAAATGCAATAAGATTTTAAAAGAAATGGATTATCAAGAATAA
- a CDS encoding Fe-S-containing hydro-lyase, which translates to MSEMKKLTTPLTREDLKDVKAGDIVLLTGYIYTGRDAAHKRLCELLEKGEKLPIDVKGSVMYYVGPSPAKPGEPIGSAGPTTSYRMDAYTPQLLDEGLMAMVGKGKRNDEVVAKIIEHGACYFAAIGGAAALIKSRIKSAEVICYEDLGAEAVRKLYVEDFPVTCIIDSKGNNLYKLGREEYLKSLN; encoded by the coding sequence ATGTCTGAAATGAAAAAACTTACAACACCCCTTACGAGGGAAGATTTAAAAGATGTTAAGGCCGGAGATATTGTTTTATTAACGGGCTATATTTATACAGGGCGGGATGCAGCTCATAAACGCCTATGCGAGCTTTTGGAAAAGGGTGAAAAACTCCCCATAGATGTCAAAGGCTCCGTCATGTACTATGTGGGCCCCAGCCCTGCAAAGCCCGGAGAACCCATAGGTTCTGCAGGCCCCACCACCAGCTACCGCATGGACGCCTATACCCCTCAGCTTTTAGATGAGGGGCTCATGGCCATGGTCGGAAAGGGAAAAAGAAACGATGAGGTAGTTGCAAAAATAATAGAGCATGGAGCCTGTTATTTTGCCGCTATAGGAGGAGCTGCAGCCCTAATCAAAAGCCGAATTAAATCGGCTGAGGTTATCTGCTATGAAGATTTGGGAGCTGAAGCTGTCCGTAAGCTCTATGTTGAAGACTTCCCTGTAACATGCATCATCGATTCTAAGGGGAATAACCTTTACAAGCTGGGCCGTGAAGAGTATTTAAAAAGCCTCAACTAA
- the ligA gene encoding NAD-dependent DNA ligase LigA, producing MSTTEEKRILDLEKTIKRHQDLYYNAQPEISDAEFDALWDELRELDPQNKLFFTVPLESTDGFPKSEHIIPMGSQEKAADPPSFEAWALKMPFKEYIVQYKMDGASLELQYEEGRFVRAVTRGDGKIGDDITENVLKMKGLIKNISVKGSSGADGGKPFSGGIRCEVIMLRSVHQKYFKDKANCRNAANGLMKKKTGEMCEHLNLFAYDAVQGSIGRPFTGEAPFKTESEKLDWLKEAGFTCVEVKYCKSIDEVIEYRAHVMDIRPSLDYDIDGLVIKNDTIDPDDMKRARPEKQIAFKFSLEEAVTILKEIEWSESGATYTPIALIEPVRLAGTTVKRASLANPNIIKALNLKIGSHVVVTKRGEIIPKIEGLADNPPDAKEIEYPDTCSVCGTPLTNEGTRLYCPNMSCPKLIHHRIEKWISVLDIRDFGITLIKRLFDMGRVNSITDLYTLSIEELAAIDRMGKLSAEKVYKALHSKKEISLTKFIAGFDIEGIGETMVEKLEEAGFDDLDKLLKASEEDFANVYQFGQVLSRTLVTNLSILKDEMTGLIDKGFIKIKPPLSAEEGAVLKGLSFCFTGELNTMKRAQAEVLVKEKGGTVKSSVVKGLSYLVTNTPDSGSSKNKKAQELGTAIITEEAFLKLIGKV from the coding sequence ATGTCAACAACTGAAGAAAAAAGAATTTTAGACCTTGAAAAAACTATTAAAAGGCATCAAGACCTTTATTATAATGCCCAGCCTGAAATTTCGGATGCGGAATTCGATGCTCTTTGGGACGAGTTAAGGGAACTGGATCCTCAAAATAAACTTTTTTTTACCGTTCCTTTGGAGTCTACCGACGGTTTTCCAAAGTCCGAACACATCATTCCAATGGGAAGCCAGGAAAAGGCTGCCGATCCGCCTTCTTTTGAAGCCTGGGCCTTAAAGATGCCCTTTAAAGAATATATCGTGCAATATAAAATGGACGGAGCGAGCCTTGAGCTTCAATATGAAGAAGGCCGCTTTGTGCGTGCAGTTACCAGAGGCGACGGAAAAATCGGAGACGATATAACCGAGAATGTGCTTAAAATGAAGGGTCTCATAAAAAACATCTCAGTAAAAGGCAGTTCCGGTGCCGATGGGGGTAAACCCTTTTCGGGAGGAATAAGGTGCGAGGTTATAATGCTCCGCTCCGTTCATCAAAAATACTTTAAGGATAAGGCTAATTGCCGAAATGCCGCAAACGGGCTTATGAAAAAAAAGACCGGGGAAATGTGCGAGCACTTAAACCTCTTTGCCTATGATGCCGTCCAAGGAAGCATAGGCCGCCCCTTTACGGGAGAAGCCCCATTTAAAACCGAATCCGAAAAACTCGATTGGCTTAAAGAAGCGGGATTTACTTGTGTTGAAGTAAAATACTGTAAAAGCATTGATGAGGTAATAGAATACAGGGCCCATGTTATGGATATCCGTCCTTCCTTGGACTACGATATAGACGGCCTTGTAATAAAAAACGATACAATCGATCCTGATGACATGAAAAGAGCCCGCCCCGAAAAGCAGATCGCCTTTAAGTTCAGCCTAGAAGAAGCCGTTACCATTTTAAAAGAAATCGAATGGAGCGAGTCGGGGGCAACCTATACCCCAATAGCCCTTATCGAGCCGGTACGCCTTGCAGGCACTACGGTAAAAAGAGCAAGTCTTGCAAACCCGAACATAATCAAGGCCCTCAACTTGAAAATCGGAAGCCATGTAGTGGTAACCAAGAGGGGGGAGATAATTCCTAAAATAGAAGGCCTTGCAGATAACCCTCCGGATGCTAAAGAAATAGAATATCCCGATACCTGCTCTGTCTGCGGTACCCCCCTTACCAATGAGGGAACGAGGCTTTATTGCCCCAATATGAGCTGTCCTAAGCTTATTCATCACCGAATCGAAAAATGGATAAGCGTTCTCGACATAAGAGATTTCGGCATTACCCTCATAAAAAGGCTTTTTGATATGGGACGTGTCAATTCCATTACTGACCTATACACCCTCAGCATTGAAGAATTGGCGGCTATAGACCGCATGGGAAAGCTCTCTGCCGAAAAGGTCTATAAGGCCCTTCATTCCAAAAAAGAAATAAGCTTAACTAAATTTATTGCAGGCTTTGATATAGAAGGAATCGGCGAAACCATGGTCGAAAAGCTTGAAGAAGCCGGTTTTGATGATTTGGATAAACTTCTTAAAGCCTCAGAAGAAGATTTTGCAAATGTTTATCAGTTCGGGCAGGTACTATCCCGTACATTGGTAACCAATCTTTCGATCTTAAAAGATGAGATGACAGGATTAATCGATAAGGGCTTTATAAAAATTAAGCCCCCCCTTTCAGCTGAAGAAGGAGCCGTTTTAAAGGGTTTGAGTTTTTGCTTTACAGGGGAGCTTAATACGATGAAGAGAGCTCAAGCTGAAGTCTTGGTAAAAGAGAAGGGCGGAACAGTAAAATCCTCCGTTGTAAAGGGCCTAAGTTATCTTGTAACCAATACCCCCGATTCGGGTTCATCTAAAAACAAAAAAGCCCAAGAATTGGGAACAGCTATCATAACCGAAGAAGCATTTTTAAAACTCATCGGGAAGGTATAA
- a CDS encoding fumarate hydratase translates to MHIVEAKKITEEVKRMAIEAAYYLPQDVLTSLKMSREAEKWNLARDTLDQIIENADIAKRTNSPMCQDTGMAVIFVTIGQDVHIEGGYIEDAINEGVRQGYMEGYLRKSVVADPVYNRVNTKDNTPAVIHYNIVPGDKLHIMFAGKGFGSENMSRLAMLKPSDGLEGVKKFILETVELAGPNPCPPIVVGVGIGGTVDKVTLIAKKALMRPMDSYNPDPFYADLEKEMLEKVNALGIGPQGYGGKTTALRVLIETYPTHIAGLPICVNINCHATRHKEVTL, encoded by the coding sequence ATGCACATTGTAGAAGCAAAAAAAATTACGGAAGAAGTTAAGAGGATGGCTATTGAAGCTGCCTATTATCTTCCGCAAGATGTGTTAACAAGTTTAAAGATGTCGCGGGAAGCCGAAAAATGGAACTTAGCCCGTGATACTCTCGATCAGATTATAGAAAACGCCGATATTGCAAAAAGAACGAATTCGCCCATGTGCCAAGATACGGGAATGGCCGTAATCTTTGTTACGATCGGACAAGATGTACACATTGAAGGCGGCTACATTGAAGACGCTATCAATGAGGGTGTAAGGCAGGGCTACATGGAAGGCTATTTAAGAAAATCCGTTGTTGCCGATCCGGTTTACAACAGGGTAAACACAAAGGATAATACGCCTGCCGTAATTCATTATAATATTGTTCCCGGCGATAAGCTTCATATTATGTTTGCAGGCAAGGGCTTCGGCTCCGAGAACATGTCCCGCCTTGCAATGCTTAAACCATCCGACGGTCTTGAGGGTGTAAAAAAATTCATATTGGAAACTGTAGAACTTGCAGGGCCCAACCCCTGTCCTCCCATAGTAGTGGGTGTCGGAATAGGAGGCACTGTAGATAAGGTAACCTTGATAGCCAAAAAAGCCTTGATGAGACCGATGGATAGTTATAACCCTGATCCTTTCTATGCAGATTTAGAAAAAGAAATGCTTGAAAAAGTAAACGCCTTAGGAATCGGCCCCCAAGGTTACGGCGGAAAAACTACAGCTTTGCGTGTTCTAATTGAAACCTATCCTACACATATTGCAGGTCTTCCTATTTGTGTAAATATAAACTGTCATGCAACACGCCATAAGGAAGTTACTTTATAA
- a CDS encoding YmdB family metallophosphoesterase — protein MNILYIAEITGKAGVRLIKTQLSNLKEKYKADFVIANANSATGSGGLGKQHAVYLKKLGIDCITSGDLIFQKKDLVDYLPKTPHVLRPFNLPSESPGRGWKIFSLKINKKIAVVSAIGRIGRHKIMAENPFTETEKLVSQLKEETDHIFVDFSSFATAEKQALGFLLSGKVSAIVGSGTKVQTADECILENKTAYITDAGRTGSLNSVGGYSIEDKIREYRTCLPDFGKDAWARPTLQGLFIKTDNDGNAIEIKRIFEESELCKDTE, from the coding sequence ATGAATATTCTATATATTGCTGAAATTACAGGCAAAGCAGGAGTACGTCTTATAAAAACACAACTTTCAAATCTAAAAGAAAAATATAAGGCTGATTTTGTTATTGCCAATGCAAACTCTGCTACAGGCTCAGGAGGCCTTGGAAAGCAGCATGCCGTATACCTAAAAAAATTAGGCATTGACTGTATAACCTCAGGGGACTTAATCTTTCAAAAAAAAGACTTGGTGGATTACCTTCCTAAAACGCCCCATGTGCTGCGCCCATTTAATTTACCTTCGGAATCTCCCGGCCGCGGATGGAAAATTTTTAGTTTAAAAATAAATAAAAAAATAGCCGTTGTTTCTGCTATCGGAAGAATAGGCAGACATAAAATTATGGCGGAAAATCCATTTACTGAAACCGAAAAACTTGTTTCCCAATTAAAAGAAGAAACCGACCATATCTTTGTAGATTTTTCTTCATTTGCAACTGCCGAAAAGCAAGCCCTTGGTTTTTTACTTTCAGGAAAGGTTTCAGCCATTGTAGGCTCGGGTACAAAAGTACAGACAGCCGATGAATGTATTTTAGAAAATAAAACCGCCTATATAACAGATGCAGGCAGAACGGGGAGCCTTAATTCTGTCGGAGGCTATTCAATTGAAGATAAGATAAGGGAGTACCGAACATGTCTTCCTGATTTTGGGAAGGATGCATGGGCTCGGCCTACTCTTCAAGGGCTCTTTATAAAAACGGATAATGACGGAAACGCTATAGAAATAAAAAGAATTTTTGAGGAGTCAGAACTTTGCAAAGACACGGAATAG
- a CDS encoding polyprenyl synthetase family protein, whose product MSELKKRLENIEKTLDLFLPENVTSSWISQSFGELNANLSDDFFLNIINPVRDLVKRGGKRWRPLLCVLSCELAEGDPEKAYPLTPLIEFCHTASLVHDDIEDKSETRRGAPAAHIKYGLDTALNSASWLYFEALNPLINYKTSESVRAGIYSLYSQNLRRLHLGQSMDIGWHSNPDIIPSIDQYITMISLKTGSLAKLAGELGFIAADKSMNEVLEYGKLMTDMGIGFQILDDVKNITEGNAGKKRGDDIIEGKKSLPVIFYAEENPQGAEKIKLLFKQAAKEGIDSPAVEECISAISSSRAVKRAEDYGKKIVEASLIKLQNNYKQNEAKELIFDLFNMILR is encoded by the coding sequence ATGAGTGAATTAAAAAAGCGGCTTGAAAATATCGAAAAGACTCTTGATTTATTTTTACCCGAAAATGTAACATCCTCTTGGATTTCTCAAAGTTTCGGCGAATTAAATGCAAATTTGTCCGATGACTTTTTTTTAAATATAATTAACCCTGTAAGGGATTTGGTAAAGAGAGGCGGAAAAAGGTGGAGGCCCCTTCTATGTGTGCTTTCATGTGAATTGGCCGAAGGCGATCCCGAAAAGGCCTACCCCCTTACCCCCCTCATAGAGTTTTGCCATACGGCAAGCCTTGTTCATGACGATATAGAAGACAAGTCCGAGACCCGCAGAGGGGCTCCGGCTGCTCACATAAAATACGGGCTTGATACGGCCTTAAATTCAGCCTCATGGCTCTATTTTGAAGCCCTTAATCCCCTGATCAATTACAAGACATCCGAATCGGTAAGGGCCGGAATATACTCGCTTTATTCTCAAAATTTAAGAAGGCTTCACTTAGGGCAGTCGATGGATATAGGCTGGCATTCAAATCCCGATATCATTCCGTCCATCGATCAATACATAACAATGATAAGCCTAAAAACCGGCTCGCTTGCAAAACTGGCAGGAGAGTTGGGATTCATAGCTGCCGATAAGTCTATGAATGAGGTTTTGGAATACGGAAAACTTATGACCGATATGGGAATAGGTTTTCAGATATTGGATGATGTCAAAAATATTACCGAAGGAAATGCAGGTAAAAAGCGCGGAGACGACATAATCGAAGGCAAAAAAAGCCTACCGGTAATTTTTTATGCAGAAGAAAATCCTCAAGGCGCCGAAAAAATAAAGCTTTTATTTAAACAGGCAGCCAAGGAAGGAATAGATTCTCCGGCTGTAGAAGAGTGTATTTCGGCTATTTCTTCTTCAAGGGCCGTAAAAAGGGCCGAAGATTACGGTAAAAAGATTGTAGAAGCTTCATTGATAAAGCTTCAAAATAATTACAAACAAAACGAAGCAAAAGAACTTATCTTCGATTTGTTTAACATGATATTGAGGTAG